Proteins encoded together in one Chitinophaga sp. LS1 window:
- a CDS encoding PKD domain-containing protein, with product MKHFFTLILLTALTGWQSLFAQTFVPIPVSGFNADIVAEAGNSALAATSTVIDGSNHVIHTTAFATANGVSGGITPTGNFVSGTKTWQMAAFNANNALYMAVPSNAVPNTVGTGTLTLTTPAIYSKLSLLAFATEGTATVSVLLTFTDGTTSNAGTITIKDWFNGTPAVVTGYGRITRTNAPMTVDGLTTNPRFYGFDFNIPCAVLGKSLASVTFTQSAATGGTSRALILALAGVQYTPIVYSSTHTNAICGGANGTLTLTATNGSTPYTFRWNTTPAQTTATATNVPAGAYIGTLTDANGCVFTVNDTVALISSATITASASAAAICAGDPVTLTATPVSGTVTDYSWSPGTLTGQTVTDNPTDTTSYIVSAKDAFGCIIKDTVDVVVKPTPTSSFTVTPAIICLGGTNTVTFDGTATTAATYNWNNFAGATVQSGADSGPYQISFPGAGDFNLQLQVTDDGCVSTVTTQPVTVSAPPQLNITVSKSPICAGETTTISFTGTASADAVPTWDWGGGTVQTGTGFGPYDVKYANTGFINLTVVDGACTATAIPDTVKVIQLPVPAFTPDITQGCAPAAITFNNTSRNADSYQWTFGDGATSVMEDPSHTYNNTGVYTVTLTATAQGQCPITITKTSLISIVPMPIALFSSAPGQNITVEFKDADFFFTNNSQNGGSYEWDFGDGTGSTDFSPEHKYEMTGDFRVTLYVTNDIGCTDSISRAYYKVIPDLVLEIPNAFSPNGDGINDRWEVDGLKARPNATTEIFNRYGQIVFKGIGYSQWDGTWKGQLMPFGTYYYIIKPAPGEKTYSGWVTLLR from the coding sequence ATGAAGCACTTCTTTACCCTGATACTGTTGACCGCGTTAACCGGTTGGCAGTCCCTATTTGCCCAGACCTTTGTCCCCATTCCTGTCTCCGGCTTTAATGCAGACATTGTAGCAGAAGCCGGGAACAGCGCACTGGCTGCAACGTCTACAGTCATTGATGGTAGCAATCACGTGATTCATACTACAGCTTTCGCTACAGCTAACGGCGTATCCGGAGGGATTACACCTACCGGGAATTTTGTAAGTGGTACCAAAACATGGCAGATGGCCGCCTTCAATGCAAACAATGCTTTGTATATGGCGGTACCCTCGAATGCTGTACCTAATACTGTTGGAACAGGAACACTAACACTCACTACACCAGCCATCTACAGTAAATTAAGTCTGCTCGCATTTGCTACAGAAGGTACCGCTACGGTATCTGTATTGCTCACCTTTACGGATGGTACTACTTCCAATGCAGGCACCATCACTATCAAAGACTGGTTCAATGGTACACCCGCTGTAGTGACCGGCTATGGGCGCATCACACGTACCAATGCCCCTATGACCGTGGATGGATTGACAACCAATCCACGCTTTTATGGTTTTGATTTCAACATCCCCTGTGCGGTATTGGGTAAGTCACTGGCATCCGTTACGTTTACGCAGTCAGCCGCCACTGGTGGTACTTCGAGAGCGCTCATCCTCGCATTGGCAGGTGTGCAATACACACCTATTGTTTACAGCAGCACGCATACAAATGCCATCTGTGGTGGTGCCAATGGTACGCTTACACTGACGGCAACGAATGGTTCTACCCCTTATACATTCAGGTGGAATACCACGCCTGCACAAACTACAGCGACAGCTACAAATGTACCCGCAGGCGCATACATAGGCACACTGACCGATGCGAATGGTTGTGTATTCACGGTGAATGATACAGTGGCATTAATTTCCTCCGCCACTATTACAGCGAGTGCCAGTGCAGCGGCTATTTGTGCAGGAGATCCTGTTACATTGACTGCCACACCTGTCAGCGGCACGGTCACCGATTATTCCTGGTCGCCTGGAACCCTCACCGGACAAACAGTTACGGACAATCCAACGGATACCACCTCTTATATTGTATCGGCAAAAGATGCTTTTGGCTGTATCATAAAAGATACGGTAGATGTAGTGGTAAAGCCGACGCCTACATCATCGTTTACAGTCACACCTGCTATTATTTGTCTGGGTGGTACAAACACAGTAACATTCGATGGCACGGCGACTACAGCGGCAACCTACAACTGGAATAACTTTGCCGGCGCCACTGTACAAAGCGGTGCAGATAGCGGGCCTTACCAGATCTCTTTTCCAGGTGCAGGTGATTTCAATCTGCAATTACAGGTCACAGATGATGGTTGTGTATCTACCGTTACTACACAACCGGTGACCGTATCTGCCCCACCACAATTAAATATCACTGTAAGTAAATCACCCATCTGCGCAGGAGAAACGACGACCATTTCCTTTACTGGTACTGCTTCTGCTGATGCTGTACCCACATGGGACTGGGGAGGTGGAACTGTACAAACAGGTACAGGCTTTGGGCCTTATGATGTAAAATATGCGAACACAGGTTTTATCAACCTGACCGTTGTGGATGGTGCGTGTACAGCGACCGCCATACCTGATACTGTCAAGGTGATTCAACTACCCGTGCCTGCATTCACACCTGACATCACACAAGGCTGTGCACCTGCTGCCATTACCTTTAACAACACATCGCGCAATGCAGATAGTTACCAGTGGACATTCGGTGATGGTGCGACCTCTGTGATGGAAGATCCTTCGCATACTTATAATAATACAGGCGTATATACTGTCACACTCACTGCTACCGCACAGGGCCAATGCCCGATCACCATTACAAAGACATCGCTCATCAGCATTGTTCCCATGCCCATTGCATTGTTTAGCTCAGCACCGGGACAAAACATCACGGTCGAATTCAAGGATGCGGATTTCTTCTTCACAAACAATTCTCAGAATGGCGGCAGTTATGAATGGGATTTTGGAGATGGAACCGGTTCAACTGATTTTTCACCTGAACATAAATATGAAATGACCGGCGACTTTCGTGTTACCCTCTATGTGACCAATGATATCGGCTGTACAGACAGCATCAGCCGCGCTTACTACAAAGTGATCCCCGACCTGGTGCTTGAGATCCCCAATGCTTTCAGTCCGAACGGCGATGGCATCAATGACCGCTGGGAAGTAGATGGGCTCAAAGCCCGCCCGAATGCGACAACCGAAATCTTTAACCGCTATGGCCAGATTGTATTCAAAGGTATTGGTTACTCACAATGGGACGGTACCTGGAAAGGACAGTTGATGCCATTTGGTACGTATTACTATATCATAAAACCAGCCCCCGGGGAAAAGACCTATTCAGGATGGGTGACCCTGCTTCGTTGA
- a CDS encoding protease inhibitor I42 family protein, with protein sequence MNAEIKELTLGTSLPVVLPGLGTAGFQWFVTVSNPDCVEVVRYNYTVDTMRMEAGNSLDVVFMIHSKAPGQTTILFEQKRIWEKMNPPLNTKQLDITVVNH encoded by the coding sequence ATGAACGCTGAAATCAAAGAACTCACCCTTGGTACTTCCCTCCCTGTTGTGCTTCCAGGCCTCGGCACTGCCGGCTTTCAATGGTTTGTTACAGTCTCCAATCCTGACTGTGTAGAAGTCGTGCGCTACAACTATACCGTCGATACCATGCGCATGGAAGCTGGTAATAGTCTAGACGTTGTATTCATGATCCACTCCAAAGCACCCGGTCAGACCACCATCTTATTCGAACAAAAAAGAATATGGGAAAAAATGAACCCACCCCTCAATACCAAACAACTCGATATAACCGTAGTTAATCATTAG
- a CDS encoding RNA polymerase sigma factor, with the protein MSGEQSLWDGIRESHVNSLEALYLQYNDELYSYGRKFTSDMHLVEDAVQETFISLWKYRQSLQVKSGYSFYLLKSFRNHLFRLLKSRANTTYTDEQPEFHFEIGVDTHLIAGEEQAILQKKVQEALLQLTSKQREIIYLRFFENLSFEEIADLMNMQVRGTYKLTARALAALKELMGGAAGTALLLTILKG; encoded by the coding sequence TTGTCAGGAGAACAATCATTATGGGATGGCATTCGTGAAAGTCATGTAAACAGTCTTGAAGCGTTATACCTTCAATATAACGATGAGTTGTACAGTTATGGTAGGAAATTTACCAGTGATATGCACCTGGTAGAAGACGCTGTGCAGGAGACTTTCATCTCCCTGTGGAAATACAGGCAGTCTTTGCAGGTAAAAAGCGGTTATAGCTTCTACCTTCTTAAATCATTCAGAAACCACCTCTTCCGCTTACTTAAATCCAGAGCGAATACAACTTATACGGATGAACAGCCGGAATTTCATTTCGAAATCGGCGTAGACACTCACCTGATCGCCGGAGAAGAACAGGCCATCCTGCAAAAGAAAGTACAGGAAGCCCTCCTCCAACTCACCAGCAAGCAAAGGGAAATCATCTACCTCCGCTTTTTTGAAAACCTCTCCTTCGAGGAAATCGCGGATCTGATGAACATGCAGGTAAGAGGTACCTACAAGCTTACCGCCCGTGCACTGGCTGCGCTGAAAGAGCTGATGGGTGGGGCCGCAGGCACCGCACTGCTGCTGACTATCCTGAAAGGATAA
- a CDS encoding FecR family protein produces the protein MHHSIYSYRNYTSHQLATSPYFLEWVKFPDAANTAFWQSFVTAYPDKAADVDAAVSIARSLYVVHERPTPLQQREMWDEIYNNIGNNKIYVRKSPLVYIARAAVAVGVIAAASWLIFRPGNKEVNIASNFGEIKTIYLPDSTEVTLNGHSAITYKKEWTNREVWIEGEAFFNVRKSVHQQFDVHSNGVDVHVLGTSFNIRNRRGVTAVVLNTGKIMVAASAEKKLILSQPGDMARYDSEQKDLVQKKVPVSKVTGWQQHKLQLDQTPVADFFGVLEDDWGYQIQATDSSLLKKTISGEIEMTDKEVLMNALAVILDAKVTQQGSTIIVTPN, from the coding sequence ATGCACCATTCCATATATAGTTATCGTAATTATACCAGCCACCAACTGGCTACATCACCTTACTTCCTGGAGTGGGTTAAGTTCCCTGACGCAGCTAATACCGCATTCTGGCAATCATTCGTGACTGCCTACCCGGACAAAGCTGCCGATGTGGATGCCGCCGTGTCTATCGCCCGTAGCCTGTACGTTGTGCATGAGCGCCCAACGCCGCTGCAACAACGTGAAATGTGGGATGAGATCTATAATAATATAGGTAATAATAAGATCTATGTGCGCAAAAGTCCGCTGGTATACATTGCCCGTGCCGCTGTCGCCGTAGGCGTTATTGCCGCCGCTTCCTGGCTGATCTTCCGCCCGGGAAACAAAGAGGTGAACATAGCCTCCAACTTTGGAGAAATTAAAACCATATACCTGCCAGATAGTACTGAAGTGACATTGAATGGGCACTCTGCTATCACTTACAAAAAAGAATGGACCAACCGGGAAGTGTGGATTGAAGGAGAAGCTTTTTTCAATGTCAGAAAGAGTGTACACCAGCAGTTTGACGTACACAGCAATGGCGTGGACGTACATGTACTGGGAACATCTTTCAACATTCGCAACCGTAGAGGGGTTACCGCTGTTGTATTAAATACAGGCAAAATAATGGTAGCTGCTTCTGCGGAGAAAAAGCTGATCCTGTCCCAACCGGGTGATATGGCCCGCTATGACAGTGAACAAAAGGATTTAGTACAAAAGAAAGTACCCGTGTCCAAAGTAACGGGCTGGCAGCAGCACAAACTGCAACTGGACCAGACCCCTGTAGCCGACTTTTTTGGTGTACTGGAAGACGACTGGGGATACCAGATTCAGGCAACTGATTCTTCGCTCTTAAAAAAGACCATCAGCGGAGAAATCGAAATGACCGACAAAGAAGTTCTTATGAACGCGCTTGCTGTAATATTAGATGCAAAAGTGACACAGCAGGGATCAACCATCATAGTAACACCCAACTAA
- a CDS encoding SusC/RagA family TonB-linked outer membrane protein, with protein MINLKKVAAFCCLMLAISLQMFAAVASQNQPTLTLKEALNKASRQFHVSFIYEDELISNKRVDNPADDSFKKVEDYLSVVLKPYNLKFRKLGGSQYAIYGTSDKTKEKDKTNHVAPEEAVSDQTASQKPAVQMIQVQINRSVDTSGADLRVLVGVVTDESMAPVSSATIMVPGTKYMTVTGRGGEFTIKVPVNATKIQVSCIAYESQVLPVNNAVYYRVALKDKTGYLKPVEVVSTGYVNLPKERATGSFGVVTAKELEKIPSANVINRLEGMVPGLQMQLTAGDNSFVYDNVTPAPASNTRTIGANNYNFNIRGTTTLQSETSPLVVVDGFPTEFDLKTLNPNDIEQITFLRDAAAASIWGARAANGVIVIQTKKGRLRTPVVNFGVAYSTQARPDIGYLKLMNSAQALAFDKELVDKGIVTAASYNPYTSGIKYYVDKGVDLAFQLKSGRITQSEYDTKVAELSKRNNYSQLSDYLMQSANAQNYNLSVSGGTDVHTYYLSGAYSKENTSTVGNYGERINLVANQEFKILKKITLGVSLKGAFFNYANNGIGLTPLANGSNTFMPYDDIHDNFYYSIGEHYADSLENLGYRNWSYNYLDELKMNSKYTHDNNYSGTITLDIPIYKGVGFNAAYMQERDFFTIRNMQNVNSFYVRNLYNKGTVMDGTTLTNNFPDGGILQATNNNMNNYSVRGQFTYNRSIKEDHQISALAGMEARQTLNSANSYTIYGYNPQTGIGVTTAYGTYYETMDYSGGYLGGYPTQTDYLKRYLSYYGNAAYTYKGKYTLSGSVRYDDYNNFGLDKKYRARPFWSSGLSWNVGKEGFMQDVTWVNSLRVRGTFGVNGNINQDLRPFTNIALLGSDDQTGLPYATVTSPANPALKWENTYVTNFGIDYGLLNGRLSGTIDLYNKKGSDIIYYLEVNPALLGASNSVYRNGVTMSNRGIDLGVSGAIVDTKNLGWNMGINFSYNINKVTSSLLKPTSSFYSSFSGVIVGYASDAVFAYRNAGLDSLGWTRIYDQNGNKVRANSTVTDMGAVKYMGRRSAPVYGSLQNTFRYKNWSMFVLATYSFGSVFRAPVATQYPTSRKLYYNTSADIAKRWQKAGDEANTIVPGIAGSYAAVSVFRYAYSDVNIQPGDYIRLREISLSYQLPSEMAGKVFAKNIKISGAVRNLGLIWKKNKLGLDPDYVPALASTVLHLPATPQYNLMLNVGF; from the coding sequence ATGATCAATCTGAAAAAGGTTGCGGCCTTCTGTTGTCTGATGCTTGCCATCAGCCTGCAGATGTTTGCTGCCGTAGCCAGCCAAAATCAACCAACACTCACATTGAAAGAAGCGTTGAACAAAGCTTCAAGGCAATTTCATGTTTCCTTTATCTATGAAGATGAACTGATCAGTAATAAGCGGGTGGATAACCCTGCCGATGACAGTTTTAAGAAGGTAGAAGATTACCTATCTGTTGTATTGAAGCCATACAATCTGAAGTTCAGGAAACTGGGCGGCTCACAGTATGCTATTTACGGCACTTCTGATAAAACTAAAGAAAAGGATAAAACCAACCATGTGGCTCCTGAAGAAGCTGTCTCTGATCAGACAGCTTCCCAGAAGCCTGCTGTACAAATGATTCAGGTGCAGATTAACAGATCTGTTGATACCAGTGGTGCTGATTTGAGAGTGCTGGTAGGTGTAGTGACCGATGAATCTATGGCCCCTGTTTCTTCTGCAACTATTATGGTGCCTGGTACAAAGTACATGACAGTAACAGGCCGTGGTGGGGAGTTTACCATCAAGGTGCCAGTGAACGCTACTAAGATCCAGGTATCCTGCATTGCATATGAGAGCCAGGTGCTGCCTGTGAACAATGCAGTGTATTACAGAGTGGCATTGAAAGATAAAACGGGTTACCTGAAGCCGGTTGAAGTAGTATCTACCGGTTATGTAAACCTGCCTAAAGAGCGTGCAACTGGTTCCTTCGGCGTAGTCACGGCGAAGGAGCTGGAAAAAATTCCTTCAGCAAATGTGATTAACCGCCTGGAAGGGATGGTACCTGGTTTACAGATGCAGCTCACCGCGGGGGATAACTCCTTTGTGTACGACAACGTCACCCCTGCTCCTGCAAGTAATACCCGTACCATCGGCGCAAATAACTACAATTTTAATATCCGTGGTACAACTACTCTGCAGAGTGAAACCTCTCCACTGGTAGTTGTAGACGGTTTCCCAACTGAGTTCGATCTAAAGACCCTGAATCCTAACGATATTGAGCAGATCACTTTTCTGCGCGATGCTGCTGCCGCTTCTATCTGGGGTGCACGTGCTGCCAACGGTGTAATCGTGATTCAAACAAAGAAAGGCCGTTTACGTACACCGGTTGTGAACTTCGGTGTAGCATACAGCACGCAGGCACGCCCTGATATTGGTTACCTTAAACTGATGAACAGTGCACAGGCGCTGGCATTCGACAAGGAGCTGGTCGATAAAGGTATCGTGACTGCGGCGTCTTACAATCCCTATACTTCCGGTATTAAATATTATGTAGACAAAGGTGTGGACCTGGCGTTTCAGCTGAAGTCCGGTCGTATTACACAGAGTGAATATGATACAAAGGTCGCTGAGCTGAGCAAAAGAAATAACTATAGCCAGCTGAGTGATTACCTCATGCAGTCTGCCAATGCACAAAACTATAACCTGTCAGTAAGCGGTGGTACAGATGTACATACCTATTACCTGTCAGGGGCCTATTCCAAAGAAAATACCAGCACTGTTGGTAACTATGGAGAACGTATCAACCTGGTTGCTAATCAGGAATTTAAGATCCTGAAGAAAATCACACTTGGCGTAAGTCTGAAGGGTGCGTTTTTTAACTATGCAAATAATGGTATTGGTCTGACCCCACTGGCGAATGGATCGAATACTTTTATGCCCTACGATGATATCCACGACAACTTCTATTATTCCATTGGAGAGCACTACGCAGATTCATTGGAAAACCTGGGCTACAGGAATTGGTCTTACAACTACCTTGATGAGCTGAAGATGAATAGTAAGTATACCCATGATAACAATTATTCAGGTACCATCACGCTGGACATTCCGATATATAAAGGTGTAGGCTTCAATGCTGCTTATATGCAGGAACGTGATTTCTTCACGATCCGAAATATGCAGAACGTGAATAGCTTTTATGTCAGGAACCTTTACAACAAAGGAACGGTGATGGATGGTACGACGCTTACAAATAATTTCCCTGATGGAGGTATACTACAGGCGACCAACAATAATATGAATAACTATAGTGTGCGTGGTCAGTTTACGTATAACAGGTCTATTAAAGAAGATCACCAGATTAGTGCGCTGGCAGGTATGGAGGCCAGACAGACACTAAATTCGGCCAATAGCTATACGATTTATGGATACAACCCGCAGACTGGTATAGGTGTTACTACAGCATACGGTACCTATTATGAAACCATGGACTATTCAGGTGGTTACCTGGGTGGCTATCCTACCCAGACAGATTACCTGAAGCGTTATTTATCTTACTATGGCAATGCTGCATATACCTACAAGGGTAAATATACATTGTCTGGTAGCGTACGCTATGATGATTATAACAATTTTGGGCTGGATAAAAAATATCGTGCGCGGCCTTTCTGGTCTTCTGGCCTGAGCTGGAATGTAGGAAAAGAAGGATTTATGCAGGATGTGACCTGGGTCAATTCTCTGCGTGTGCGTGGTACATTTGGTGTGAATGGCAATATCAACCAGGATCTCCGTCCATTTACAAATATTGCTTTACTGGGGTCTGATGATCAGACAGGTTTGCCATATGCTACTGTTACTTCTCCGGCTAATCCGGCACTGAAATGGGAGAATACGTATGTTACGAACTTTGGTATCGATTATGGTTTGTTGAATGGCCGCCTGAGTGGTACAATAGATTTGTATAATAAGAAAGGATCAGACATTATTTATTACCTGGAGGTAAACCCTGCTTTGCTGGGCGCTAGCAATTCAGTATATAGAAATGGGGTAACCATGAGCAACAGGGGAATTGATCTGGGCGTAAGCGGTGCGATTGTAGATACAAAGAATTTGGGCTGGAATATGGGAATCAACTTCTCTTATAATATAAACAAGGTAACCAGCAGTCTGCTGAAACCTACAAGCTCGTTTTATTCCAGTTTTTCCGGTGTGATAGTAGGATATGCATCTGATGCGGTATTTGCCTATAGGAATGCAGGCCTTGACAGTTTAGGCTGGACCAGGATCTATGACCAGAATGGGAATAAAGTACGTGCCAATTCGACGGTGACAGATATGGGTGCTGTTAAATATATGGGTCGCAGATCAGCGCCTGTATATGGTTCCCTTCAGAATACTTTCCGGTATAAGAACTGGTCGATGTTTGTACTGGCTACTTATAGTTTTGGTTCGGTATTCCGTGCGCCGGTTGCCACCCAATATCCTACTTCCAGGAAGCTGTACTACAATACCTCTGCAGATATTGCCAAAAGATGGCAGAAAGCAGGGGATGAAGCCAATACGATCGTTCCGGGTATAGCGGGTTCTTATGCAGCTGTTTCCGTATTCCGATATGCTTATTCTGATGTAAATATTCAGCCTGGTGATTATATTCGTCTGCGGGAGATCTCCCTGTCTTACCAGTTGCCTTCGGAGATGGCCGGAAAAGTGTTTGCAAAAAATATCAAAATCAGTGGTGCAGTGCGTAACCTGGGATTGATCTGGAAGAAGAACAAGCTGGGCCTTGATCCTGATTATGTACCGGCATTGGCGAGTACGGTGCTGCACCTGCCAGCTACACCGCAATACAACTTGATGTTGAATGTAGGCTTCTAA
- a CDS encoding RagB/SusD family nutrient uptake outer membrane protein, with translation MNNKYLSMLLLSGLALTSSCSKYTDVKTQGSLIPSAIDNYRYLLNGTSTFEPGGMMTDLAAADVAIVDSAQQETIEGYSDYLFIRNVYTWKAPIFEVTTSHDPDWDTYYGRIYNCNIIVNEVPTSTGGTDSAKAELIAEALTHRADAYLNLVNEYAKPYGTTSSSDLGVPLVLTPDLNQKLNRATVATVYNKIEADLKIALQSLPTASSYNTLPDKAAAYSLLARFYLLKSDYVNAGLYADSTLELQNTLNDLGTINTIPYRKSDPEIIFGKIAASGFTYSPYILRLSDDILNLLGTSDMRYQLFTNDAASYFGSDYTGRYFSREQINYENRNIGTSVPEMILIKAESLARAGDATGAMEEVNVLRQKRFQAADYVAMTATDKNDAIVKVVEERRREFMCRLLPWMDQRRLKDDPLFTKTYTRTWQGQTYTLDPSSNRYVFPIATYVIGLNPEIEQNP, from the coding sequence ATGAACAATAAATATCTCTCAATGCTGTTGTTAAGTGGTCTTGCGCTGACCAGCAGCTGTAGTAAATATACGGATGTAAAAACACAGGGTAGCCTGATACCGAGTGCCATTGATAATTATCGTTACCTTTTGAACGGTACCTCCACTTTTGAACCGGGGGGTATGATGACGGACCTGGCAGCAGCGGACGTGGCCATTGTGGATAGTGCACAGCAGGAGACGATAGAAGGATACAGTGACTATTTATTTATCAGGAATGTTTATACCTGGAAGGCACCGATCTTTGAAGTGACCACCAGCCATGATCCAGACTGGGATACTTATTACGGGCGTATTTATAATTGTAATATAATTGTCAACGAAGTTCCTACTAGTACGGGGGGAACTGATTCTGCAAAAGCGGAGCTGATAGCAGAGGCGCTGACACATCGTGCAGATGCTTATCTTAACCTGGTGAATGAATACGCTAAACCGTACGGTACCACTTCATCATCAGATCTTGGTGTGCCGCTTGTGCTGACACCGGATCTGAACCAGAAACTGAATCGTGCTACGGTCGCTACTGTGTACAACAAGATTGAGGCAGACCTGAAAATTGCCCTACAATCCCTGCCTACAGCAAGCAGTTATAACACCTTGCCTGATAAGGCGGCCGCTTACTCGCTGCTGGCACGTTTTTACCTGTTGAAAAGTGATTATGTAAATGCTGGCCTGTATGCAGATAGTACACTGGAATTGCAAAATACATTGAACGACCTGGGTACTATTAATACCATACCTTACAGGAAGAGTGATCCGGAAATCATCTTTGGGAAAATAGCCGCCTCCGGCTTTACCTATTCTCCTTACATCCTGCGTCTGAGTGATGATATCCTGAACCTGCTGGGTACTAGTGATATGCGATACCAGTTGTTCACAAATGATGCTGCCAGCTATTTTGGTAGTGACTATACCGGCCGGTATTTTAGTCGTGAGCAAATCAACTATGAAAACAGGAATATTGGTACATCTGTTCCAGAGATGATCCTGATAAAGGCAGAAAGCCTGGCACGTGCTGGTGATGCAACTGGTGCCATGGAAGAGGTAAATGTGTTGAGACAAAAACGTTTTCAGGCCGCTGACTACGTAGCAATGACTGCCACTGATAAAAACGATGCGATTGTAAAAGTGGTAGAAGAGCGCAGACGTGAATTCATGTGCCGCCTGCTGCCATGGATGGATCAGCGCCGTTTGAAAGATGATCCTTTGTTTACAAAGACATATACACGTACCTGGCAGGGGCAGACTTATACACTGGACCCATCCAGCAACAGGTATGTATTCCCGATTGCGACTTATGTGATTGGACTGAATCCTGAGATAGAACAAAATCCGTGA